In Rhodanobacter humi, the genomic stretch GGCGTACGACATCTCGCGGTCGAAGTTCCGGGCCTTGCCGTTGACGAAGCTGCTCAAGGTGTAGTTGGCCGGGTCGAGATAGCCCGGCACCCCGGAAACCGTGTACAGCGGAACGTGGCCCGGCCCGGCAGGGCTGTAGGTGATCGTCGGGGCCGAAGCGGGCGTGGAGGGCGGGTTGTAGGTGAAGCTGGAGTTGTAGTCGTACGGTTTCTTGTAGGTGCCCTCGACGTAGGCCACGTGATAGTCGAGCGTGGTTCCGGCCAGGGCAGGCAGCGTGTTCTCGCCGCCGAGCATGTAGAACCGTTCGCGCGAGGTTTCCTCCTCGTCGCGCAGCGACCGGGTGATGGCGCCGGGGACGGTCAGCGTGTCCAGCAGCGTGCCGTTCGCCAGCGCGGTGGTGTTGCCGTCGGCGGTCACGTCCATGAATTGGCGCTTGTAACGCTCGGTGTAGCCGGCGTCGAAAGCGCGGAAATACCACTGGTCGTTGTCGTCGGGCTGGTAACCGAGTTCGAGCGCGTAGCCGTGGCGGCGGCGATGCAATTCATAGTCACGCTGTTCGATGACGTTCACGGCCTGGTACGGGTGCGCGGCATCGTTGAAATAGGCGGGTTCGACGTCGTCGATGCCGCGCGAGTCGACATGGCCCGATGCCGTCAGCACGATCGAGAAGGGGCCGAACCGGCCGCCACCGGTCAGCGAGAAGTCGGAGAGCGGCTTGCTGCGCAGCGGTTCGTAACCCAGGCCGGCATTGCCCTGGAAGAACCAGCCCTGCTCGGCCGGGGCGGTTCTCGGCAGCACCTCGATGGTGCCGCCCAGCGCTTCGGCGTCCTGGTTGGGCAGGTTCGACTTGGTCACCCGGACGGCGCCGATGAAGCCGGTCGGTATGGAGTCCAGGGCGACGGCGCGGTAGCCGCCGAAGGGCGAGGCGTTGTTGGTCGGCATCAGGCGGACGCCGGCGTAGGTGGTGCTGTTCAGATCCGAATCGAAGCCGCGGATGTTGACGTAGCGCCCCTCGCCCTCGTCCGTCTCCATCATGATGCCGGGAATGCGGCGGACCGCCTCGGCGGTGTTGCTGTCCGGCAGCGCCTGGATCTGCGCTTCGGTGCGGATGTCGATCAGGTTGGGCGCATCCTTCTGCGTATCGCGCGCGACTTGTGCCGACGTGCGCGGGGCCACCACGTGGACGCCCTGCAGGTTCTTGACGGCGCCGTCCACCTCCGCTGCCGGTGCATCGGCAGCGGCGCTCTTGCCGTTTGCCGCGTCCGGCTTCGCGTCATCGCGAGCGGCACTCGGCTTGCCATCGTGGGCAGCCAGCGCAAAGGCGAAGACGTGCGTGGGCACACCGAAGGCACCGAGGCTCACGAGGGCGGTGGCGTTGAGTATGGCCTTGCGTAACTTCGCGCTGTGCATCGACTGGATCCTGGTGGGGGAAGGGCCGCCCGATCCGCCATGCGGCGGATGGGAATGCGGTTGACTTCACCCACGCTAGGCGCGGGAAATGACGCCTGGATTGCTGCGCACTTACCGATCGGTAAGGTTTGCGCAGGCAGGCCTTGCCCCCCGGTGAGGGGTCTGCCGACGGCTCAGGAGGGGCGGCGTGCGCCCAGCAGCACCAGCACTTCCTGCGCGCTGCGGATGCGTTCGCTGGCGCCGGGCAGGTCGAGGGTGATGCGCAGCTTGTCCTGGCCGTCCAGCTTGTACACGCGCGGCAGGCTCTGGATCAGCTTGATGATCGCCAGCGGGTCGACCTCGGGCTTGTCGCGAAACACGATGCGGCCGCCGTTGGCGCCGAAGTCCAGCTTGCGGATGCCCAGCGGCGTGGCCATCAGCTTCAGGCTGGACAGCGCGAACAAGGTCTTGGTCGGCTCGGGCAGCAGGCCGAAGCGGTCGATCATCTCCACCTGCAAGTCGCGCAGATGATCCTCGCTGCGTGCGCTGGCGATGCGCTTGTACAGCGTGAGGCGCGCATGCACGTCGGGCAGGTAGTCGTCGGGGATCAGCGCGGGCAGGTGCAGCTCGACTTCGGTTTCGTGTTCGCTGCTGAGATCGAAATCCGGCACCTTGCCGGATTTCAGTGCGCGCACGGCGCGATCGAGCAGCTCGGTGTAGAGGCCGAAGCCGATCTCCTGGATCTGGCCGGATTGTTCGTCGCCCAGCAGCTCGCCGGCACCGCGGATCTCCAGGTCGTGCGTGGCCAGGGTGAAGCCGGCGCCGAGTTCCTCCAGCGAGGCCAGTGCCTCCAGCCGCTTCTCCGCATCGGCGGTGATGGATTTCCTGTCCGGCACGATCAGATAGGCGTAGGCGCGGTGGTGCGAGCGGCCCACGCGCCCGCGCAGCTGGTGCAGCTGGGCCAGGCCGAAACGGTCGGCGCGGTCGATGACGATGGTGTTCGCTGTCGGAATGTCGATGCCGGTTTCGATGATCGTGGTGCACACCAGCACGTTGAATCGCTGGCGGTGGAAATCCGCCATCACGCGTTCCAGCTCGCGTTCGGGCATCTGGCCGTGGGCGATGCCGATGCGCGCCTCGGGAATCAGTTCCTCCAGTTCGCGCGCGCTGCGCTCGATGCTCTCCACCTCGTTGTGCAGGAAGTACACCTGGCCGCCGCGCGCCAGTTCGCGCTGGAACGCCTCGCGGATCGTGGCCGGATCCCAGGTGGAGATGAAGGTGCGCACGGCCATGCGATGCGCTGGCGGCGTGGTGATGAGTGACAGATCGCGCAGCCCGCTCATCGCCATGTTGAGCGTGCGCGGGATCGGAGTGGCGGTCATGGTGAGCAGGTCCACTTCCGCGCGCAGCTTCTTCAGCTGCTCCTTCTGGCGCACGCCGAAGCGCTGTTCCTCGTCCACCACCACGAGTCCCAGGTTCTTGAACTTGATGTCCGGCTGCAGCAGCTTGTGCGTGCCCACGATCACGTCGATGTGGCCATCGGCGAGCCGCTTCAGCGCCTCGTTCACTTCCTTCGTGGACTTGAAGCGCGAGAGTACGTCCACCTTCACCGGCCAGTCGGCGAAGCGATCGGCGAAGTTGCGGTAGTGCTGCTGGGCCAGCAAGGTGGTCGGCACCAGCACGGCGACTTGTTTGCCGGCGGTGGCGGCGGCGAAGGCGGCGCGCAGCGCGACCTCGGTCTTGCCGAAGCCCACGTCGCCGCAGATCACGCGGTCCATCGCGCGCGGCGCGGCGAGGTCGCGCAGCACGGCGTCGATCGCCTGTTCCTGGTCGGGCGTTTCCTCGAACGGGAAGCTGGCGCCGAATTCCTCCACCAGCTGGCGGTCGATGGACAGCGACTCGCCGCCGCGCGCCTCGCGCTGGGCGTAGATCGCCAGCAGTTCGGCGGCCACGTCGCGCACCTTTTCGGCGGCTTTCTTGCGCGCGCGTTCCCAGGCGTCGCCGCCCAGCGAGTGCAGTGGCGCCAGCTCCGGCGCGGTGCCGGAATAGCGGCTGACCAGGCCGAGCTGCGCCACCGGCACGTAGAGCTTGTCGCCCTTGGCGTACTCGATGACCAGGAACTCGCCCTCCATGCCGCCCAGCTCCATCGACAGCAGGCCCTGGTAGCGCCCCACGCCGTGGTCCACGTGCACGATGGGCGAACCGATCGACAGCTCGGTGAGGTCGCGGATGATTGCGTCGGGATCGCGCGCCGCGCCGCGGCGCCGGCGCCGTTCGCTGCGCACGCGCTCGCCGAACAGCTCGCGCTCGGTGAGCACGGTGAGCGCGGGTCTGGTCAGCGCAAAGCCCTGCTCCAGCGGGGCGATGGTGATGGCGAAGCGTGCCGCCTTTGCCGTTGTAGGAGCGGCTTCAGCCGCGATTCGCTGTTTCTCGGAAGAGGTCGCGGCTGAAGCCGCTCCTACGGGTGAGTTGGCAAGGAAGCCCTGCCAGCTCGCCACTGGCTCCGGCTTCAAGCCCGCACCCGCCAGCATCTCCAGCAGCGCTTCGCGCCGTCCCGCCGAATCGGCGGCCACCAGCACGCGGCCCGGATAGCTTTCGAGGAAATGCCGCAGCGAGGTGCCCGGTTCTTCGCCCTTGCGGTTGAGCGGCAGCTCGGGCGCCGGCTGCGTGCCGGCGTCCACCGCGTGCGCATGGCCCGGTTCCACCACTTCCACGCGCAGGCGCTTGTTGAGCTGCTCGCGCAGTTGTTCGGGCGACAGGTACAACTCGGCCGGCGGCAGCACCGGGCGCTCGATGTCGTGGGCGCGCTGGTCGTAGCGTTCGGCGGTCTGCGTCCAGAACGCCTCGCTGGCCTCGCCCGCGCCTTCGCCCAGCACGAACAGCGCGTCGCCGGCCAAATAATCAAAAAGTGTGGCCGTACCTGCATGCGGATCCTCCGCAACACCCCGCCCATCCATGTACGGACTCTTCGCAGGGAAGAACAGCGGCAGGTAGTACTCGATGCCGCCGGGCGTCACGCCTTCCTTCATGTCCTGGTACAGCGGGCAGCGGCGCACGTCGATCGGAAAGCGTTCGCGCAGCGCGTTGCGGAAGCCCTTGGCGGCTTCGTCGGTGAGCGGAAATTCGCGCGCGGGCAGCAGTTCCACCTTCTCCACCGTCTGCGCGGAGCGCTGCGTCTCCGGGTCGAAGCTGCGGATCGAGTCCACCTCGTCGTCGAACAGCTCGATGCGGTAGGGCTGGTCCGCGCCCATCGGGTAGATGTCGATCAGCGCACCGCGCACGGCGAAGTCGCCCGGCTCGGCCACCTGCGGCACGTTGCGGTAGCCGCTGGCTTCCAGCCGGCGTTGCTCGGTGGCGAGGTCGAACTTCTGCCCCTTCGCCACCATCAGCCCCGCGCCGGTGATGTGCGAGCGCGGCGCGATGCGCTGCATCAGCGTGGCCACCGGCACCACCAAGACGCCGCGCTTCACGCCGGGCAGCCGGTACAGCGTGGCGATGCGCTGCGAGACGATCTCCGGGTGCGGGCTGAACGCGTCGTAGGGCAGGGTTTCCCAGTCGGGGAAATGCAGCACCGGCAGCTCGCCGGCGAACAGGCGCAACTCATCCTCAAGCGCCGAGGCGCGCTGCGTGTCGCGCGTCACCGCTACCAGCAGGCCTTCGTGCGAACGCGCCGCCTCGGCCAGCAGCAGGGCGCGCGCGGAGCCGTGCGGCGGCGTCCAGTAACGGCGCTGTTTCGGGGTGGTGGGAAGCGGGGGATGCGGAATCGGAGCGGGCATGGACTCGTTGGCGCTGGGAGCGCGAACG encodes the following:
- a CDS encoding TonB-dependent receptor — translated: MHSAKLRKAILNATALVSLGAFGVPTHVFAFALAAHDGKPSAARDDAKPDAANGKSAAADAPAAEVDGAVKNLQGVHVVAPRTSAQVARDTQKDAPNLIDIRTEAQIQALPDSNTAEAVRRIPGIMMETDEGEGRYVNIRGFDSDLNSTTYAGVRLMPTNNASPFGGYRAVALDSIPTGFIGAVRVTKSNLPNQDAEALGGTIEVLPRTAPAEQGWFFQGNAGLGYEPLRSKPLSDFSLTGGGRFGPFSIVLTASGHVDSRGIDDVEPAYFNDAAHPYQAVNVIEQRDYELHRRRHGYALELGYQPDDNDQWYFRAFDAGYTERYKRQFMDVTADGNTTALANGTLLDTLTVPGAITRSLRDEEETSRERFYMLGGENTLPALAGTTLDYHVAYVEGTYKKPYDYNSSFTYNPPSTPASAPTITYSPAGPGHVPLYTVSGVPGYLDPANYTLSSFVNGKARNFDREMSYAVNSKTPVDWGSLTDQDLQFGLSMQQRHKRTTAQPYSYDNLPPLPLAAVSGGSYETYYDGHYQNGVDIIPGALQGIFGPGAIAPGDVTSSQQQYLDSHEDIYAAYGQYSGSYGKLGILGGVRFEETRNHSDAFSAGVDAAGNPFAYPISSRHSYHNVFPSLQFRYELAPELILRAAYSSTIARPGFNQANPALAVDVGSGLVTTGNPNLKPATANSFDFSIEKYLPDAGILSAGIFDKEISDYIVPIQTTQTLPSANLYPGGALPFRIFTFKNVGSSYARGLELNWRQKFRNLPGWLGGLGAGLNYTWVNSRIEIRPGEYSMLPSASKNTWNATLFYERAGLKLALAAYSASADLFGIGNDRSSDIYNAQRTSMDFSASYELPEDWTIYVQAKNLLDTPHAFYQGSPSRPIQREFYGRTYLAGVRFSF
- the mfd gene encoding transcription-repair coupling factor, which translates into the protein MPAPIPHPPLPTTPKQRRYWTPPHGSARALLLAEAARSHEGLLVAVTRDTQRASALEDELRLFAGELPVLHFPDWETLPYDAFSPHPEIVSQRIATLYRLPGVKRGVLVVPVATLMQRIAPRSHITGAGLMVAKGQKFDLATEQRRLEASGYRNVPQVAEPGDFAVRGALIDIYPMGADQPYRIELFDDEVDSIRSFDPETQRSAQTVEKVELLPAREFPLTDEAAKGFRNALRERFPIDVRRCPLYQDMKEGVTPGGIEYYLPLFFPAKSPYMDGRGVAEDPHAGTATLFDYLAGDALFVLGEGAGEASEAFWTQTAERYDQRAHDIERPVLPPAELYLSPEQLREQLNKRLRVEVVEPGHAHAVDAGTQPAPELPLNRKGEEPGTSLRHFLESYPGRVLVAADSAGRREALLEMLAGAGLKPEPVASWQGFLANSPVGAASAATSSEKQRIAAEAAPTTAKAARFAITIAPLEQGFALTRPALTVLTERELFGERVRSERRRRRGAARDPDAIIRDLTELSIGSPIVHVDHGVGRYQGLLSMELGGMEGEFLVIEYAKGDKLYVPVAQLGLVSRYSGTAPELAPLHSLGGDAWERARKKAAEKVRDVAAELLAIYAQREARGGESLSIDRQLVEEFGASFPFEETPDQEQAIDAVLRDLAAPRAMDRVICGDVGFGKTEVALRAAFAAATAGKQVAVLVPTTLLAQQHYRNFADRFADWPVKVDVLSRFKSTKEVNEALKRLADGHIDVIVGTHKLLQPDIKFKNLGLVVVDEEQRFGVRQKEQLKKLRAEVDLLTMTATPIPRTLNMAMSGLRDLSLITTPPAHRMAVRTFISTWDPATIREAFQRELARGGQVYFLHNEVESIERSARELEELIPEARIGIAHGQMPERELERVMADFHRQRFNVLVCTTIIETGIDIPTANTIVIDRADRFGLAQLHQLRGRVGRSHHRAYAYLIVPDRKSITADAEKRLEALASLEELGAGFTLATHDLEIRGAGELLGDEQSGQIQEIGFGLYTELLDRAVRALKSGKVPDFDLSSEHETEVELHLPALIPDDYLPDVHARLTLYKRIASARSEDHLRDLQVEMIDRFGLLPEPTKTLFALSSLKLMATPLGIRKLDFGANGGRIVFRDKPEVDPLAIIKLIQSLPRVYKLDGQDKLRITLDLPGASERIRSAQEVLVLLGARRPS